A single genomic interval of Daucus carota subsp. sativus chromosome 1, DH1 v3.0, whole genome shotgun sequence harbors:
- the LOC108223065 gene encoding FRIGIDA-like protein 3, which yields MEVSESRRARVEKAMHSLLVEWKNLEHADSSTQRWVQDCCADIQSRQERLNTVQESVTSSHRKLEEITKSVGERLEEVESRERGLKAMHEELESKMKELDSVKGDLESGLIDVEAREKRIEDQMKLIEGVFEKFCSERKEVERIKGWLEGRFEEVKLKEKGLAIKEKSIKNREIKLGKLMADYDLKMKNVEAKEKELEIKEKSIDDHKSKLDQVLHHYMGEMMNVMKKKEEVKNREDELDEMLVEIDLSKRNVIEMEKQVEFKEKIIQIHETNMNKAWAELEMKSKEASSVEYSIVKPEPWSDDGSYADIRFSVTMDGNSLLLYLINHKGDLDSMSDEVYEALGKSKEPGKLVLDALQSFYSKKEAEEFEEDVVCRSTSLLLEQLRRISPHIQSYHKRAALKLASQWKEKMKSSKEFIVFLQLLASYKLESSFHPEEFFSLFEVINQPTEISELFQLLNYMGKVNDFITSLIEKGRRLMAIRYIYGFKLVEKFPPVPILNDHISFSNLLAEKVQVQKSSDEPEGIAIGKQLASLRAVVKCIKDHQLEVEYPPQSLLARIQQLKAKRADMPQNSGKKRRAAGPKAQTGGSNRKHRRTEPLAETS from the exons ATGGAAGTGAGTGAGAGCAGAAGAGCCCGTGTAGAGAAAGCTATGCATTCTCTGCTTGTTGAGTGGAAGAATCTCGAACATGCAGATTCTTCCACTCAACGGTGGGTACAAGATTGCTGCGCTGATATTCAATCGAGACAGGAACGGTTGAATACGGTGCAGGAATCTGTAACAAGCAGTCAtcgaaagcttgaagaaattaCAAAAAGTGTGGGAGAGAGATTAGAGGAAGTCGAGAGTCGAGAGAGGGGTTTGAAGGCAATGCACGAGGAATTGGAGTCGAAAATGAAGGAGTTGGATTCTGTCAAGGGGGATCTGGAGAGTGGGCTGATAGATGTTGAGGCGAGAGAGAAGAGGATTGAGGATCAGATGAAGTTGATCGAAGGGGTTTTCGAGAAGTTTTGTTCCGAGAGGAAGGAGGTTGAGAGGATTAAGGGTTGGCTTGAGGGCAGATTTGAGGAGGTAAAGTTGAAGGAGAAAGGATTGGCTATTAAAgaaaagagtattaaaaatcGTGAGATTAAATTAGGCAAGTTAATGGCTGATTatgatttgaaaatgaaaaatgtgGAAGCAAAGGAGAAAGAACTTGAGATTAAGGAGAAGAGTATTGATGATCATAAAAGTAAACTCGATCAGGTATTGCATCACTATATGGGGGAAATGATGAATGTGatgaaaaagaaagaggaaGTAAAAAATCGCGAGGATGAACTGGACGAGATGTTGGTTGAGATTGATTTGTCGAAGAGGAATGTGATAGAGATGGAGAAACAAGTTGAATTTAAGGAGAAGATCATTCAAATTCACGAGACTAATATGAATAAAGCTTGGGCTGAGCTTGAAATGAAAAGCAAAGAAGCCAGCAGTGTGGAGTACTCAATTGTAAAACCCGAGCCATGGAGCGATGATGGTTCTTATGCAGATATAAGGTTTTCTGTTACCATGGATGGAAACAGCTTGCTCTTATATTTGATCAACCATAAAGGGGATCTTGATTCCATGTCTGATGAAGTTTACGAGGCACTTGGGAAATCAAAGGAGCCTGGAAAACTGGTCTTAGATGCACTGCAAAGCTTTTACTCGAAGAAGGAAGCTGAGGAGTTTGAAGAGGATGTAGTTTGTAGAAGCACCAGCCTTTTGTTGGAGCAGTTGAGGAGAATTTCTCCTCATATTCAGTCATATCATAAAAGGGCAGCACTAAAACTTGCGAGCCAATGGAAGGAAAAAATGAAGAGCTCAAAGGAGTTCATTGTTTTCTTGCAGCTTTTAGCATCCTACAAATTAGAGTCATCTTTTCATCCAGAAGAGTTCTTCAGTCTCTTTGAGGTTATCAATCAGCCGACAGAGATTTCAGAATTATTTCAGCTCCTTAATTACATGGGAAAAGTTAATG ATTTTATAACAAGTCTCATTGAGAAGGGGCGTCGGCTTATGGCCATTCGTTACATATATGGATTTAAGCTTGTGGAGAAGTTCCCGCCTGTGCCGATTCTAAACGATCATATAAGCTTCAGCAATTTGCTTGCTGAAAAAGTACAAGTGCAGAAAAGCTCTGATGAACCAGAA GGTATTGCAATAGGCAAACAACTAGCTTCCCTGAGAGCAGTTGTCAAATGTATTAAAGACCATCAGCTTGAAGTTGAATATCCTCCTCAAAGTCTTTTAGCACGAATTCAGCAGCTAAAAGCAAAAAGAGCTGATATGCCTCAGAATTCTGGAAAGAAACGACGTGCTGCAGGCCCTAAAGCTCAAACGGGAGGGAGTAACAGGAAACATAGACGTACCGAACCACTAGCAGAAACTTCCTAA